The following are from one region of the Flavobacteriaceae bacterium UJ101 genome:
- a CDS encoding pirin-like protein (Belongs to the pirin family.), translated as MKTIKNVYTAPEINMGGIQLGQPLPNHNLENVGPFLLLHHYGPYEISPENNPFQLAPHPHRGFEPVTLLFQGEQFHRDSLGNEGILKAGDVQWMTAGSGVIHDEAPSKEFVEKTGTLEGIQLWINLPKKDKMVTPKYQYLKRDDIPLIFQDNDKVKIQVIAGNFIDNQGVAKTFTPINVWVMDIEDGGKTTLDIPENHETLIYLLDGSLKVNEDKQLMKGLNQMVTFNHDGRSIDVRGLKKSKLLILSGEPIDEKVTSWGPYVMNEQTEILEAMRDYQQGKMGYLY; from the coding sequence ATGAAAACGATTAAAAATGTGTATACAGCACCAGAAATTAATATGGGAGGAATCCAATTAGGACAACCACTTCCTAATCATAACCTAGAAAATGTAGGGCCTTTTTTATTACTTCATCATTATGGACCATATGAAATTAGTCCAGAAAATAATCCATTCCAATTGGCGCCACATCCTCATCGAGGTTTTGAACCGGTGACGCTTTTATTTCAAGGTGAACAATTTCATCGTGATTCGCTTGGAAATGAAGGAATTTTAAAAGCAGGTGATGTACAATGGATGACTGCTGGTAGTGGAGTTATTCATGATGAAGCTCCAAGTAAAGAATTTGTTGAAAAAACAGGTACTTTAGAAGGAATTCAGTTATGGATAAATTTACCTAAAAAAGATAAAATGGTAACACCAAAATATCAATATCTGAAAAGAGATGACATACCTTTAATTTTTCAAGATAATGATAAAGTGAAAATTCAAGTGATTGCAGGTAATTTTATTGATAATCAAGGTGTTGCAAAAACTTTTACACCCATAAATGTTTGGGTAATGGATATTGAAGATGGTGGGAAAACAACTTTGGATATTCCTGAAAATCATGAAACTTTAATTTATCTATTGGATGGAAGTTTGAAAGTAAATGAAGACAAACAATTAATGAAAGGATTGAATCAAATGGTAACTTTTAATCATGATGGAAGATCAATTGATGTTAGAGGTTTAAAAAAATCAAAATTATTGATATTATCAGGAGAACCTATTGATGAGAAGGTTACAAGCTGGGGGCCGTATGTAATGAATGAACAAACGGAAATTTTAGAGGCTATGCGTGACTATCAGCAAGGAAAAATGGGTTATTTATATTAA
- the recQ gene encoding DNA helicase (Participates in DNA replication and repair. Exhibits a magnesium-dependent ATP-dependent DNA-helicase activity that unwinds single- and double-stranded DNA in a 3'-5' direction (By similarity); Belongs to the helicase family. RecQ subfamily; Contains 1 helicase ATP-binding domain; Contains 1 helicase C-terminal domain; Contains 1 HRDC domain.; KEGG: baco:OXB_2320 ATP-dependent DNA helicase RecQ), whose translation MGLKKELKKYFGFGEFKGKQEEIITSLLEGNDIFVLMPTGGGKSLCYQLPALISDGLAIIVSPLIALMKNQVDVIRGVSENEGIAHVLNSSLSKTETKKVMDDIDSGITKLLFVAPESLTKEDYVNFLKQYKISFFAIDEAHCISEWGHDFRPEYRNLKDIIHKIGKAPVIALTATATPKVQEDIQKSLGMQHAKVFKDSFNRANLFYEVRPKINVDKEIVKFIKNNTNKSGIIYCLSRKKVEEVAQILQVNGVNALPYHAGFDAKTRAKHQDMFLMEDVDVIVATIAFGMGIDKPDVRFVIHYDIPKSLESYYQETGRAGRDGGEGHCLTFYDYKDIEKLEKFLAGKPVSEREIGMQLLNEMVAYAETSGSRRKFILHYFGEEFDEINGEGADMDDNMRNPKKKIDVQKEMLILLDVIHKTNQILKTKELVNTLTGSETAIIKSYKISDEDFFGIGKEHNKHFWTAIIRQALIHDYLKKEIESYGVIKIIKKGEDFIKNPTPFMMAEDHNYAELQENANTTTPKSTSAFDQVLLDQLKKIRKKVATQNSIPPFAVFQDLSLDDMATRYPTSLEEIKDIFGVGEGKAKKFGKPFVEFISKYVEENNIERPDDLVIKQLANNSSHKVYIIQSTDRKLNIEDIAANKGLEMEELIKEMERIVYQGTKLNIDYYLNEILDEDQQEEIFEYFMEAETDKITDAYHEFDEEFSEEELRFMRIKFLSEVAN comes from the coding sequence GTGGGATTAAAAAAAGAATTAAAAAAATACTTTGGATTTGGAGAATTCAAAGGAAAACAAGAAGAAATAATCACAAGTTTATTAGAAGGGAATGATATTTTCGTCTTGATGCCTACTGGAGGGGGAAAATCACTATGTTATCAACTTCCTGCTTTAATTAGTGATGGATTAGCTATCATTGTATCTCCATTGATTGCTCTAATGAAAAATCAAGTTGATGTAATTCGAGGAGTATCAGAAAATGAGGGTATAGCACACGTTTTAAATTCATCATTATCTAAAACCGAAACTAAAAAAGTAATGGATGATATTGATTCAGGAATTACAAAATTATTATTTGTAGCACCAGAATCTTTAACAAAAGAAGATTATGTAAACTTCTTGAAACAATATAAGATTTCATTCTTTGCCATCGATGAAGCCCACTGTATTTCAGAATGGGGTCATGATTTTAGACCTGAATATCGTAATCTTAAGGATATTATTCACAAAATAGGAAAAGCACCTGTGATTGCATTAACAGCAACAGCAACACCTAAAGTTCAGGAAGATATTCAAAAAAGTTTAGGAATGCAGCATGCAAAAGTTTTTAAAGACTCTTTTAATCGTGCTAACTTATTTTACGAAGTACGTCCTAAAATTAATGTAGATAAGGAAATCGTAAAATTTATAAAAAATAATACCAACAAATCAGGGATTATTTATTGTTTGAGTAGAAAAAAAGTAGAAGAAGTTGCTCAAATATTACAAGTAAATGGTGTGAATGCATTACCTTATCATGCTGGTTTTGATGCTAAAACACGTGCTAAACATCAAGACATGTTCCTTATGGAAGATGTTGATGTAATTGTAGCAACCATTGCCTTTGGAATGGGAATTGACAAACCGGATGTACGTTTTGTAATTCATTATGATATTCCAAAGAGTTTAGAAAGTTATTACCAAGAAACAGGTCGAGCAGGTCGTGACGGTGGTGAAGGACATTGTCTTACCTTTTACGATTATAAAGATATTGAAAAGTTAGAAAAATTCTTGGCAGGAAAACCCGTATCTGAGAGAGAAATAGGTATGCAATTATTAAATGAAATGGTTGCGTATGCTGAAACATCTGGATCACGACGCAAATTTATTCTACATTATTTTGGAGAAGAATTTGATGAAATCAATGGTGAAGGTGCTGATATGGATGATAATATGCGTAATCCTAAAAAGAAAATCGATGTTCAAAAAGAAATGTTGATTTTATTAGATGTTATCCATAAGACTAACCAAATTCTTAAAACAAAAGAACTCGTTAATACTCTCACAGGAAGTGAAACAGCTATCATCAAATCGTATAAAATTAGTGATGAGGACTTTTTTGGGATTGGAAAAGAGCATAATAAACATTTTTGGACGGCTATCATACGTCAGGCATTGATTCATGACTATTTGAAAAAAGAAATTGAAAGTTACGGAGTAATTAAAATAATTAAAAAAGGAGAAGATTTTATAAAGAACCCTACTCCTTTTATGATGGCAGAAGACCATAATTATGCAGAATTACAAGAAAATGCCAATACGACTACTCCTAAATCAACTTCAGCATTTGATCAAGTTTTATTAGATCAGTTGAAAAAAATACGTAAAAAGGTTGCTACACAAAATTCTATTCCACCTTTTGCTGTTTTTCAAGATTTAAGTTTAGATGATATGGCCACTCGATATCCTACGAGTCTTGAAGAAATAAAAGATATATTTGGTGTAGGTGAAGGAAAAGCTAAAAAATTTGGTAAACCTTTTGTTGAATTTATTTCAAAATATGTTGAGGAAAATAATATAGAAAGGCCTGATGATTTAGTTATTAAACAATTAGCAAATAATTCTAGTCATAAAGTTTATATCATCCAAAGTACAGACCGAAAGCTTAATATTGAAGATATTGCAGCCAATAAAGGGCTTGAAATGGAAGAATTAATAAAAGAAATGGAGCGAATTGTTTATCAAGGAACTAAATTGAATATTGATTACTATTTGAATGAAATTTTAGACGAAGATCAACAAGAAGAAATTTTCGAATATTTTATGGAAGCTGAAACAGATAAAATTACAGATGCTTATCATGAATTTGATGAAGAGTTTTCTGAAGAAGAATTACGTTTTATGCGAATCAAATTTTTATCTGAAGTAGCCAATTAA
- a CDS encoding sec-independent protein translocase protein TatC (Part of the twin-arginine translocation (Tat) system that transports large folded proteins containing a characteristic twin-arginine motif in their signal peptide across membranes; Belongs to the TatC family.): MKEEKKEMSFLDHVEELRWHLVRSTIAIVIGAIICGVFIEKIVDDFLLGMVDPNFITYRGLNYFTESLGMGTPFSFSADQFHVQNLAVFGQFNTFLWVALVAGIILAFPYIVFEIWRFVKPALSEDEKKYASSFIGITSFLFLSGVAFGYFVISPLAIHFGYTFKISEKTENIFRLGDVISTITTSTLSMGVVFLIPIFIYFFTKIGLITPSFLKENRRFALVIILILAAFITPSDIFSMLVAAVPLYGLFEISIIVSTVVHKNNESEQSLSKTS; encoded by the coding sequence ATGAAAGAAGAAAAAAAAGAAATGTCTTTCTTAGACCATGTAGAGGAATTACGTTGGCATCTTGTACGAAGTACAATTGCCATTGTTATTGGAGCCATTATATGTGGTGTTTTCATAGAGAAAATAGTAGATGATTTTTTATTAGGAATGGTAGATCCTAATTTTATTACATATCGTGGATTAAATTATTTTACAGAATCTTTAGGAATGGGAACTCCTTTTTCTTTTTCTGCAGATCAATTTCATGTACAGAATTTAGCTGTTTTTGGACAATTTAATACATTTCTATGGGTGGCATTGGTTGCCGGAATCATTTTAGCTTTTCCTTATATTGTATTTGAAATTTGGCGTTTTGTGAAACCAGCCTTATCAGAAGATGAAAAAAAATATGCATCTTCTTTTATTGGAATTACGTCTTTTTTATTTCTTTCAGGTGTAGCTTTTGGATATTTTGTTATATCACCTTTGGCTATTCATTTTGGATATACATTTAAAATTTCTGAAAAAACTGAAAATATTTTCCGATTGGGAGATGTGATTTCTACGATTACTACTTCAACTTTAAGTATGGGAGTCGTTTTTCTTATTCCAATCTTTATTTATTTTTTTACTAAAATAGGCTTAATTACACCATCTTTCTTAAAAGAAAATAGACGATTTGCTTTAGTTATCATCTTAATTTTAGCAGCTTTTATAACACCTTCAGATATTTTTAGTATGCTAGTTGCAGCAGTTCCATTGTATGGATTATTTGAAATAAGTATTATTGTTTCAACCGTTGTTCATAAAAATAATGAATCAGAGCAATCTCTTTCGAAAACTTCCTAA
- the kdsD|kpsF gene encoding arabinose-5-phosphate isomerase (Catalyzes the reversible aldol-ketol isomerization between D-ribulose 5-phosphate (Ru5P) and D-arabinose 5-phosphate (A5P). It is also able of sustaining the biosynthetic pathway of 3-deoxy-D-manno-octulosonate (KDO), a unique 8-carbon sugar component of lipopolysaccharides (LPSs) (By similarity); Belongs to the SIS family. GutQ/KpsF subfamily; Contains 2 CBS domains; Contains 1 SIS domain.; KEGG: pat:Patl_0563 arabinose-5-phosphate isomerase), which produces MNDEQIINLGKETFYNEAKALKSIADQLSNDFISVIRTINKSKGKVVVSGIGKSAHIANKIVATLNSTGIFSQFLHAAEAIHGDLGLIQEDDVVIVLSKSGNTPEIKNLVTLLKSRPITLVGLTSHTKSFLAKQANYILHVPIEKEAGPNNLAPTTSTTAQLAMGDALAVTLMHVNNFTDADFAKSHPGGSLGKRLYWRVEDLVDQDQKPLVNINDNIREAIVAISKSRNGITAVEDQGILKGVITDGDLRRMLFNEVDFKTTLVKEIMSENPKIIEKDALATQALEMIELHKVGQLLVVDSSQNYVGILDFQDLLKEGII; this is translated from the coding sequence TTGAACGACGAACAGATTATAAATTTAGGAAAAGAAACATTCTACAACGAAGCTAAAGCGCTGAAATCCATTGCGGATCAATTATCTAATGATTTTATAAGTGTAATTCGTACAATAAATAAATCAAAAGGAAAAGTTGTAGTAAGTGGAATTGGAAAAAGCGCACATATTGCAAATAAAATTGTAGCTACTTTAAATTCAACAGGTATTTTTTCTCAATTTTTACATGCAGCTGAAGCTATTCATGGAGATTTAGGGTTAATTCAAGAAGATGATGTAGTCATTGTATTATCGAAAAGTGGAAATACACCTGAAATAAAGAACTTGGTAACATTATTGAAATCACGCCCTATTACTTTAGTAGGCTTGACTTCTCATACAAAATCATTTTTAGCAAAGCAAGCTAATTATATTTTGCATGTTCCAATAGAAAAAGAGGCAGGACCTAATAATTTGGCACCGACCACATCGACAACAGCTCAATTAGCCATGGGAGATGCTCTAGCTGTGACACTTATGCATGTAAATAATTTTACAGATGCAGATTTTGCAAAATCTCATCCAGGAGGTTCTTTGGGAAAACGTTTGTATTGGCGAGTAGAAGATTTGGTTGATCAGGATCAAAAACCGTTAGTTAATATAAATGATAACATTCGAGAGGCTATTGTGGCTATTTCTAAAAGTCGTAATGGAATTACAGCTGTTGAAGATCAAGGAATATTAAAAGGAGTGATAACAGATGGTGATTTACGTAGAATGCTATTTAATGAAGTTGATTTTAAAACAACTTTGGTTAAAGAAATTATGAGTGAAAATCCAAAAATTATTGAAAAAGATGCTTTAGCTACACAAGCATTGGAAATGATAGAATTACATAAAGTAGGGCAACTATTAGTAGTAGATTCTTCTCAAAACTATGTTGGAATATTAGATTTTCAAGATTTACTGAAAGAAGGAATTATTTAA